The following proteins come from a genomic window of Planctomycetia bacterium:
- a CDS encoding segregation/condensation protein A, producing the protein MSFKVQLDVFRGPLDLLLYLVRKHEVDVVDLPIAPITRQFLAYLDVLQQLDVNGVGDFLEMASTLVEIKSRLVLPQGDEVQEELDDPRHELVRRLLEYKTYKDAAGILEERGRSWQERFPRLDRHGPERERGGADEPLAELGIWDLVSAFGRIIQANQSSPSTTIVYDETPIIVYMRRIHERLHANGRLTLSELFEPGQHKSTLIGIFLALLELVRHHHIRAEQNSLHGEIWILPAPDAPPSLELSEVDNYEGGEITSPDPLARSASEGGRTMATIKSITPSSR; encoded by the coding sequence ATGTCTTTCAAAGTTCAACTCGACGTCTTTCGCGGTCCCTTGGACCTGCTGCTGTACCTGGTGCGCAAGCACGAGGTCGATGTCGTCGACTTGCCGATCGCTCCGATCACGCGCCAATTCTTGGCCTATCTCGACGTGCTGCAGCAGCTCGACGTCAATGGCGTTGGCGATTTTCTGGAGATGGCCAGCACGTTAGTCGAGATCAAGTCGCGGTTGGTATTGCCTCAAGGGGACGAGGTCCAAGAGGAGTTGGACGACCCGCGCCACGAACTCGTGCGGCGGTTGTTGGAATACAAGACTTACAAGGACGCGGCCGGCATTCTTGAGGAGCGCGGCCGCAGTTGGCAGGAGCGGTTTCCCAGGCTGGATCGCCACGGACCGGAACGCGAGCGCGGCGGAGCGGATGAACCGCTGGCCGAACTGGGAATCTGGGATCTGGTCAGCGCCTTCGGGCGCATCATTCAAGCCAATCAATCCAGCCCGTCCACGACGATCGTCTATGACGAGACGCCGATCATCGTCTACATGCGCCGGATTCACGAGCGACTACACGCCAACGGGCGTCTAACGCTCTCCGAGCTCTTCGAACCAGGCCAACACAAATCCACGCTCATCGGAATCTTTCTCGCCCTCCTGGAATTGGTGCGCCACCACCACATTCGCGCCGAACAGAACTCCTTGCACGGCGAGATCTGGATTCTCCCCGCGCCGGACGCCCCGCCGTCGCTGGAGTTGTCCGAAGTCGACAACTACGAAGGCGGCGAAATCACTTCACCTGATCCACTAGCCCGTAGCGCCAGCGAGGGGGGAAGAACAATGGCGACAATCAAATCGATTACGCCAAGCAGTCGGTAG
- a CDS encoding MFS transporter, with product MSSPHGALPAHREAHDPYAALRLRDVRLYLMGSFLAAFGLQVQTAAVFWQIYERTGSKLQIAFVGLVQVIPVIALTLPAGYLADRLNRKHLVILSLAVIGCCSLGLAVFSLFDAPIGWMYVFLFGTGVARSLQQPAKSALFPQLVPREHFTNAVTWGTSTYQFASITGPAVCGGLLWWFAEPAIAYFLSAIAAFVFTLLLGTVNYRFTPTAQTDSPVREVIAGAKFVWSAKVVLGATALDMFAVLLGGAEALFSVYANDILFAGPIGYGAMLAAQPVGALCMSFVQSHRRPFDHAGIALLWSVVGFGLTTIGFGLSTSLPFSLFMLVLMGACDNVSVVLRHTLVQMLTPDAMRGRVSAINSMFISISNELGGFESGAVAHWTSPIFAVVTGGLGTILVAALAAVGLPELRRYQRSAALRAEREDSPEEIEAAV from the coding sequence ATGAGCTCCCCGCACGGCGCCTTACCGGCGCATCGCGAAGCGCATGATCCCTATGCGGCCTTGCGCCTGCGGGACGTGCGGCTCTACCTGATGGGGAGTTTTCTTGCGGCCTTTGGGCTGCAAGTACAGACCGCGGCCGTGTTCTGGCAGATCTACGAGCGCACCGGCTCCAAGCTGCAGATCGCCTTCGTCGGTCTCGTGCAAGTGATTCCGGTCATCGCCTTGACGCTGCCGGCCGGCTACCTGGCCGATCGCCTGAATCGAAAACACCTGGTCATCTTGTCGCTGGCGGTCATCGGCTGCTGCTCGCTCGGCCTGGCGGTGTTCTCATTGTTCGACGCGCCGATCGGCTGGATGTACGTCTTTCTGTTCGGCACGGGCGTCGCGCGCTCCCTGCAACAGCCGGCGAAATCGGCGCTCTTCCCGCAGTTGGTGCCGCGCGAGCATTTCACCAACGCCGTCACCTGGGGCACCTCAACTTACCAATTCGCCTCGATCACCGGTCCGGCCGTTTGCGGCGGCCTGCTGTGGTGGTTCGCCGAGCCGGCCATCGCATATTTCCTCAGCGCGATCGCCGCGTTCGTATTTACGCTCCTGTTGGGAACCGTCAACTATCGCTTCACGCCAACGGCACAAACCGATTCGCCCGTGCGCGAAGTCATCGCCGGCGCCAAGTTTGTCTGGAGCGCCAAAGTGGTGCTCGGCGCAACCGCCCTCGATATGTTCGCCGTGCTGCTCGGCGGCGCCGAAGCGCTCTTCTCGGTCTATGCCAACGATATCCTGTTCGCCGGCCCGATCGGCTACGGGGCCATGCTCGCAGCGCAACCCGTGGGCGCGCTCTGCATGTCGTTCGTGCAATCGCATCGCCGGCCATTCGATCACGCCGGCATAGCGCTGCTCTGGTCAGTCGTCGGCTTCGGATTGACGACCATCGGCTTCGGCCTCTCGACCAGCTTACCGTTTTCACTCTTCATGTTGGTCCTGATGGGCGCCTGCGACAACGTCAGCGTCGTCCTGCGCCACACGCTCGTGCAGATGCTCACGCCAGACGCCATGCGCGGCCGCGTCTCGGCAATCAACAGCATGTTCATCTCGATCTCGAACGAACTCGGCGGCTTCGAATCCGGCGCGGTAGCCCATTGGACCTCCCCCATCTTCGCCGTCGTCACCGGCGGCCTCGGCACGATCCTGGTCGCCGCCTTAGCCGCCGTCGGACTCCCAGAACTACGGCGCTACCAACGCTCGGCAGCCCTGCGTGCGGAACGCGAGGATTCGCCCGAAGAGATCGAGGCAGCGGTATAG
- a CDS encoding serine/threonine-protein kinase: protein MFSTTFEEGTATLPVGGRTPDRHDDELMVRYRAILDHQRLSWTEHLRLIRLLGSGGQGVVYLSERRGTDNFTLPVALKIFSPLRYPDSRSYDEGMSRIADVAARVAQIQQDNLLDVHNFVDRNRIRMMEMEWVDGFDVSQLLTRKMYDKTRESVSAKRWDYLNNVIITEGPTQPRLKPGIAIAVLRDCLAALAALHREGIVHGDLKPSNIMIKRAGNAKIIDIGSAFDPENAPHRRTCTPAYAAPELLEAAATSPRSDLCSLGYVLVEMLSGVQPFAGMATYRDLLEAKRTLPQRLHQLLPADVVRNELLMHLCKSLIAPDPMLRFANAEAADLGDNRGAASFHRQLVKGDLASEYENELRLWLEELD from the coding sequence ATGTTTTCCACTACCTTCGAGGAAGGGACCGCTACGCTTCCAGTTGGAGGTCGGACCCCGGACCGTCATGACGATGAGCTGATGGTCCGCTACCGGGCGATCCTCGATCACCAGCGACTCAGTTGGACCGAGCACTTGCGGCTGATCCGCCTGCTAGGCTCCGGCGGCCAAGGCGTCGTGTATCTCTCGGAGCGGCGCGGGACGGACAATTTCACGCTGCCCGTGGCGCTGAAGATTTTTTCGCCCTTGCGCTACCCAGATTCGCGTAGCTACGACGAGGGCATGTCCCGCATCGCGGACGTGGCGGCCCGGGTGGCGCAGATTCAGCAGGACAATTTGCTGGACGTGCATAACTTCGTCGACCGCAATCGCATCCGCATGATGGAGATGGAGTGGGTCGACGGCTTCGACGTCAGCCAACTGCTGACCCGCAAGATGTACGACAAGACGCGGGAATCGGTCAGCGCGAAGCGTTGGGACTATCTGAACAACGTCATTATCACCGAAGGCCCGACGCAACCGCGATTGAAGCCCGGCATCGCGATCGCGGTCTTGCGCGACTGCTTGGCGGCGCTCGCGGCGCTGCATCGCGAGGGCATCGTTCACGGCGATTTGAAGCCGTCGAACATCATGATCAAACGCGCCGGCAACGCGAAGATTATCGATATCGGCTCGGCGTTCGATCCGGAGAACGCCCCGCATCGCCGCACCTGCACGCCGGCCTATGCCGCGCCGGAACTGCTGGAAGCCGCCGCTACCTCGCCGCGGAGCGACCTTTGCAGCCTTGGCTACGTCCTGGTGGAGATGCTCTCCGGCGTACAGCCGTTCGCCGGCATGGCTACCTACCGCGACCTATTGGAAGCCAAGCGGACATTGCCGCAGCGTCTGCACCAGCTACTTCCCGCCGACGTCGTGCGGAACGAACTGCTCATGCACCTCTGCAAGAGCCTCATCGCGCCGGACCCGATGCTCCGCTTTGCCAACGCGGAAGCAGCCGACCTCGGTGACAACCGCGGCGCCGCCAGCTTCCACCGGCAACTGGTGAAAGGCGACCTGGCCAGCGAGTACGAAAACGAGTTGCGTCTCTGGTTGGAGGAGTTGGACTGA
- a CDS encoding Gfo/Idh/MocA family oxidoreductase produces MASSQKVRVAIIGLGFGAEFIPLYQNHPHAEMYAICQRSPEKLKQIGDSFNVAKRYTKFEEVLADPNVDAIHINTPIPDHAGQSLAGLKAGKHVACTVPMATTADEIKLIVEAQRASKKNYMMMETVVYSREFLFVKEMYESGKMGRIQFLRGAHQQEMGGWPGYWEGLPPMHYATHCVSPCLCLPNKLAESVVCHGSGRISENLIPKYGSPFAIETATLKLKDSDLSAEVTRSLFNTARQYIESFDVYCEKISYEWPRVEHEPAVLHHGETPERVTVPDYGHLLPEGIRKFTTKGVYDMDETTHLSFIQGSGHGGSHPHLAHEFVMSIVEGRAPRPDAATSANWTLVGICAHQSAMKGGEKIQIPVF; encoded by the coding sequence ATGGCCAGTTCGCAGAAGGTTCGCGTCGCCATCATTGGGTTGGGATTCGGGGCGGAGTTCATTCCGCTGTACCAGAATCATCCGCACGCTGAGATGTACGCCATCTGCCAGCGGTCGCCGGAGAAACTCAAGCAGATCGGCGATTCGTTCAACGTGGCCAAGCGGTACACCAAGTTCGAGGAGGTGCTGGCCGATCCGAACGTTGACGCCATCCACATCAACACGCCGATTCCCGATCACGCCGGGCAGAGCCTGGCCGGTTTGAAGGCCGGCAAGCACGTGGCCTGCACGGTGCCGATGGCGACGACGGCCGACGAGATTAAGTTGATCGTCGAAGCGCAACGGGCCAGCAAGAAGAACTACATGATGATGGAAACCGTCGTGTATTCGCGCGAGTTTCTGTTTGTCAAGGAGATGTACGAATCGGGCAAAATGGGGCGGATTCAATTTCTGCGCGGCGCCCACCAGCAGGAGATGGGCGGTTGGCCCGGCTACTGGGAAGGGCTGCCGCCGATGCATTATGCTACGCACTGCGTGAGCCCCTGCCTGTGCCTGCCGAACAAGCTGGCCGAATCGGTCGTTTGCCACGGTTCCGGGCGGATCAGCGAAAACCTGATTCCCAAGTACGGCTCGCCGTTTGCCATTGAGACCGCCACGCTCAAGCTGAAGGACAGCGACCTCTCGGCCGAAGTGACCCGCAGTTTGTTTAACACGGCGCGGCAGTATATCGAGAGCTTCGACGTCTACTGCGAGAAGATTTCCTATGAGTGGCCGCGCGTTGAGCACGAACCGGCGGTGCTGCATCATGGCGAAACGCCGGAACGCGTCACGGTGCCGGATTACGGCCACTTGCTGCCGGAAGGCATTCGCAAGTTCACCACCAAGGGCGTGTACGACATGGACGAAACGACGCATCTGTCGTTCATCCAGGGGAGCGGCCACGGCGGCTCGCACCCGCACTTGGCGCACGAGTTCGTGATGTCGATCGTGGAAGGCCGGGCGCCGCGTCCCGACGCCGCGACGAGCGCGAACTGGACGCTGGTCGGAATCTGCGCCCATCAGTCTGCCATGAAGGGCGGGGAGAAGATTCAGATTCCGGTGTTTTAA